One part of the Desulfonema ishimotonii genome encodes these proteins:
- a CDS encoding PIG-L deacetylase family protein: MQSRYLKIFKGMAKSARSALRRSWLERRLPVREISGRSALIVAPHPDDETFGAGGLIALKRTAGVSVRVLFLTGGEASHTACCNTDRELIRSVRRQQASAASVPLGLSPDDLIWSDFQDGNIPHEGSAGFEHAVAGMSEVILRFQPDEIYCPHPADGHPDHRAATRITETAVKHSVPYIRIVYYTVWACYNAPHLISGGWRLDARPVYEKKAAAIREYLDQKPAPCGIPWCGRLPEAVIRSARSAVELYRDKALSRNNFP; this comes from the coding sequence ATGCAGAGCCGGTATCTGAAAATTTTCAAGGGAATGGCCAAGTCGGCGCGTTCCGCATTACGGAGAAGCTGGCTGGAAAGGCGGCTGCCGGTCCGTGAAATTTCAGGCCGTTCAGCCCTGATAGTGGCTCCGCATCCGGATGATGAAACTTTCGGAGCCGGTGGCCTGATTGCCCTGAAACGGACGGCAGGTGTTTCGGTGCGGGTGCTTTTCCTGACAGGCGGTGAGGCATCGCACACAGCATGTTGCAATACGGATCGGGAACTGATCCGCAGTGTCCGCAGACAACAGGCGTCTGCTGCATCCGTGCCGCTGGGCCTTTCTCCGGATGACCTGATATGGTCGGATTTTCAGGATGGCAATATTCCCCATGAAGGAAGTGCCGGATTTGAACATGCTGTTGCCGGTATGTCGGAAGTGATCCTCCGTTTTCAGCCGGATGAGATTTACTGTCCGCATCCGGCTGACGGCCACCCGGATCACAGGGCTGCGACCCGGATCACGGAAACGGCTGTAAAACATTCTGTGCCGTATATCCGCATTGTTTATTACACGGTATGGGCCTGCTACAATGCACCGCATCTCATATCCGGCGGATGGCGTCTTGATGCCCGTCCTGTATATGAAAAAAAAGCGGCGGCCATCCGGGAATATCTGGACCAGAAACCTGCGCCGTGCGGGATACCCTGGTGCGGCAGGCTTCCCGAAGCTGTTATCAGAAGCGCCCGGAGTGCGGTTGAATTATACCGGGACAAGGCATTGAGCAGAAATAACTTCCCTTAG
- a CDS encoding glycosyltransferase: MTHSYHTAAAPRVLMFAPGFAPYAASENLVNSKLALAMLNRGWDVTVISRCDRGFNYGVEWTEPWLPLRDFTHEVDYGFGGSGQRFGERVYHSLRLGHPIAGVRWAWRALELALSLHREKAFDLVLSRSISCCAHLPALSFVRQTSVPWIANWNDPPGYWFPPPYEYQANALRQAVWNRYYRDVMNTADINTFPCERLARYVSERLGIKERKNISIIPHIGLDTEVTPPAREPGESVFRLCHAGNLSRERNPALFLRALKRLVETDAAPNRIQLDIIGVENVELGTLIRETGLTEHVTFTGTLSYMKTLERLASGTVQVILEAPCPTGIFLPSKFTDYVQTGRPVLAVSPARGTMNDLLAFHGGGLAVDCTSAGDIFAGLQTLYGQWQAGILDRHCSSFLWPLFAPDGIIERYAQILSEIQKGRSVNGAKSACKYTAGMMRG, encoded by the coding sequence ATGACACATTCATACCATACAGCAGCCGCTCCCAGGGTTCTCATGTTTGCCCCCGGATTTGCCCCGTATGCCGCATCGGAAAATCTTGTCAACAGCAAGCTGGCTCTGGCCATGCTCAACCGGGGATGGGACGTGACGGTCATCTCACGCTGTGACCGGGGGTTCAATTACGGTGTGGAGTGGACCGAACCGTGGCTGCCGCTCAGAGATTTCACCCATGAGGTGGATTACGGATTCGGCGGTTCCGGGCAGCGTTTCGGAGAACGTGTTTACCACAGCCTGAGGCTCGGTCACCCCATAGCCGGAGTCCGCTGGGCCTGGCGTGCGCTGGAACTGGCCCTGTCGCTTCACCGCGAAAAAGCCTTTGATCTGGTACTTTCCCGCTCCATATCCTGCTGTGCCCATCTGCCTGCGCTTTCTTTTGTACGGCAGACATCCGTTCCCTGGATTGCCAACTGGAACGATCCACCGGGATACTGGTTTCCACCGCCTTATGAATATCAGGCAAATGCACTCCGGCAAGCCGTATGGAACCGATATTACCGGGATGTCATGAACACTGCGGATATCAATACATTTCCCTGCGAGCGGCTGGCCCGGTATGTTTCAGAACGTCTGGGGATAAAAGAGCGGAAAAATATCAGTATCATCCCCCATATCGGTCTGGATACGGAGGTGACACCGCCTGCCCGCGAGCCGGGTGAATCCGTGTTCAGGTTGTGTCATGCCGGGAATCTGTCCCGTGAGAGAAACCCTGCCCTTTTTCTGAGAGCACTGAAACGCCTTGTAGAAACTGATGCTGCGCCGAACCGGATACAACTGGATATCATCGGGGTAGAGAATGTTGAACTGGGAACCCTGATCCGGGAAACGGGACTAACGGAACATGTAACTTTTACCGGTACGCTCTCCTATATGAAAACCCTTGAGCGGCTTGCCTCCGGCACGGTTCAGGTGATCCTGGAAGCCCCCTGTCCCACCGGCATCTTTCTGCCGAGCAAGTTCACGGATTATGTCCAGACCGGGCGACCGGTTCTGGCCGTGTCTCCGGCGCGGGGAACCATGAACGACCTTCTGGCCTTTCACGGCGGCGGTCTGGCTGTGGACTGTACGTCTGCCGGGGATATTTTTGCAGGCCTTCAAACCCTTTACGGACAATGGCAGGCGGGCATCCTTGACCGGCATTGTTCATCGTTTCTCTGGCCGCTTTTTGCGCCGGATGGAATCATTGAGCGATATGCACAAATTCTTTCGGAAATACAAAAAGGGCGCTCGGTCAACGGAGCAAAATCCGCCTGTAAATATACAGCGGGCATGATGCGAGGCTGA
- a CDS encoding class I SAM-dependent methyltransferase, giving the protein MPESLACGVIPEWNLTELVHRGCPVCNEDCPIPVCLRPDRLAIHRCAGCGMIYLADIPGKNDLDMLYRVYGEYKGYISSSRRTTVYSFLKKLRLCRENFFIRILDDFDGISEMRLCEIGASYGDFLQLARFRGATVSAVELDDAAVSHLQETLKIPAYHIAGELPDMQDIICARSVFEHIPSPGTVLREISEKLAGDGRLLLSVPNGANLDTIGPAWAGFRVDMEHLNYWTPRTFAQLLARYGFYVEQYWELNQLATARNRSVPTFFSRILKKGTWMPGRDGRATLAVLARPV; this is encoded by the coding sequence ATGCCGGAATCTCTTGCCTGTGGAGTTATCCCCGAATGGAATCTGACGGAACTTGTTCACAGAGGCTGTCCGGTCTGCAATGAAGACTGTCCGATTCCTGTCTGCCTCCGGCCCGATCGTCTGGCCATTCACCGATGCGCCGGTTGCGGCATGATATATCTGGCGGATATTCCGGGGAAAAATGATCTGGACATGCTCTATCGGGTCTACGGTGAATACAAGGGCTACATATCTTCGTCCCGTCGGACAACCGTCTATTCTTTCCTGAAAAAACTGCGGCTGTGCCGTGAAAATTTCTTCATCCGTATTCTCGATGATTTTGACGGAATATCGGAAATGCGCCTGTGCGAAATCGGTGCTTCTTACGGGGATTTTCTCCAGTTGGCCCGTTTCAGGGGGGCGACGGTCTCCGCCGTGGAACTGGACGATGCCGCTGTTTCACATCTGCAGGAAACCCTGAAAATTCCCGCCTATCATATTGCAGGGGAATTGCCGGACATGCAGGATATCATCTGTGCCCGGTCGGTGTTTGAACACATTCCGTCTCCGGGAACGGTATTGCGGGAAATCTCGGAGAAACTTGCCGGGGATGGCCGCCTGCTTCTTTCCGTGCCGAACGGAGCCAATCTTGACACAATCGGTCCGGCATGGGCCGGATTCCGGGTGGATATGGAACATCTCAATTACTGGACGCCCCGCACATTTGCACAGCTTCTGGCCCGTTACGGATTTTATGTTGAACAGTACTGGGAACTGAACCAGTTGGCAACCGCCAGAAACCGCAGCGTACCGACTTTTTTCAGCAGGATTCTGAAAAAAGGAACCTGGATGCCGGGGCGGGACGGGCGTGCGACATTGGCTGTTCTGGCCAGACCTGTCTGA
- a CDS encoding polysaccharide pyruvyl transferase family protein produces the protein MNVMIINQYASNKGDRAVLHFLVRELKRNNISDISISTHDRKWWAGSGIASEAGVKFVPWGLNTERPVNSGLLRRKALGIRDRLEPVRYGLGRNILLKFRKAPGLKRLVCNGEFLRAVNAADLVVSTGGHHVTTLLSPDAVSGQLFDMGMVHMAGKPLVLWSQSIGPLEFRRPENAAFVRSVLSEASEIFVRDDHSSELMEKFGVRCCGVRQTFESVIGLNDFFPSYKNPSDREKILGIAIYAAQARAVADHAAYVNDIAALADHAVQKGYTVRFFPMELKDGGSDDRPLIREITGRIKDPARCIVEDRDMDTAQHLAKVAQCRVFAGHKTHSVIFALAAGTPLIALAYHKKTEDFMAQYGLSRYAIADREISAGRLCNCFDSLNTELDAVGRLEFEKSREYGQAVRNDFSDMVKRYVHA, from the coding sequence ATGAACGTGATGATTATCAATCAGTATGCGAGCAACAAGGGCGATCGTGCAGTCCTCCACTTCCTTGTCCGGGAGCTGAAGCGAAACAATATCAGCGATATAAGCATTTCCACCCATGACCGGAAATGGTGGGCAGGTTCCGGAATCGCTTCGGAAGCCGGTGTGAAATTCGTTCCCTGGGGACTCAATACAGAGCGGCCGGTCAATTCAGGACTGCTCCGGCGGAAGGCGCTGGGAATCCGGGACCGTCTGGAGCCTGTCCGTTACGGACTTGGAAGAAATATCCTGCTTAAATTCCGGAAAGCGCCCGGCCTGAAAAGATTGGTGTGCAACGGTGAATTTCTCCGGGCTGTAAACGCAGCCGATCTGGTGGTCAGCACTGGCGGTCATCACGTCACAACCCTGCTTTCTCCGGATGCCGTATCCGGCCAGCTTTTTGATATGGGCATGGTTCATATGGCCGGTAAGCCTTTGGTGCTGTGGTCACAGTCCATCGGGCCGCTGGAATTCAGACGTCCGGAAAATGCGGCTTTTGTCCGTTCCGTGCTTTCGGAGGCATCTGAAATTTTTGTCCGGGACGATCACTCTTCGGAACTGATGGAGAAATTCGGTGTCCGGTGCTGCGGTGTCCGGCAGACCTTTGAGTCGGTCATCGGACTCAATGATTTTTTTCCCTCTTACAAAAATCCGTCCGACAGGGAAAAGATACTGGGGATAGCGATATATGCGGCCCAGGCCCGCGCCGTAGCTGACCATGCCGCCTATGTAAACGATATTGCCGCTCTGGCGGACCACGCAGTTCAAAAGGGTTATACGGTTCGCTTTTTCCCTATGGAACTGAAAGACGGGGGCAGTGATGACCGTCCCCTGATCCGTGAAATCACAGGCCGGATAAAAGACCCCGCCCGGTGCATTGTGGAAGACCGGGACATGGATACTGCCCAACATCTGGCAAAAGTGGCCCAATGCCGTGTCTTTGCCGGACACAAAACCCATTCCGTGATCTTTGCGCTGGCTGCGGGTACGCCCCTGATTGCCCTGGCCTACCACAAAAAGACAGAGGATTTCATGGCCCAGTACGGATTGTCCCGTTATGCCATTGCCGACAGGGAAATTTCCGCCGGTCGTCTTTGCAACTGTTTTGACAGCCTGAACACCGAACTGGATGCGGTCGGTCGTCTGGAATTTGAAAAGAGCCGGGAATATGGGCAGGCGGTCCGAAATGATTTTTCCGATATGGTGAAACGCTATGTTCATGCCTGA
- a CDS encoding nitroreductase family protein, translating to MTVSAFIKRLIGKMLRAILPERWIRILRNPVLLPGDYGRIAAEFETVRDMKEAQKAADDEYSAAVLRKCAHIIDKGLHRPDFEPGHSSPFHQAAIQTLGNLRSDAVINEGSVSWARQKIQEYEARQSSPVRISEPFVPHSDIGYDQLMTLIRDRRSIRFYTRKTVGKEAIFQIAEAANWAPASCNRQTIRIFAATDPALARKCMATCKGATCFSEFVPGFLSFCADLRSYAFPHEFMLPMIDVSLGTQNSCLAAHTLGLSITLLSWSQKSEDEDRELRRLLNIPAHYMIIVNGAIGYPACNADTPVRKSPDASCVIR from the coding sequence ATGACTGTTTCAGCATTCATAAAAAGGCTTATCGGCAAAATGCTGCGGGCGATTCTGCCGGAACGCTGGATCCGCATCTTACGAAATCCTGTCCTGCTGCCCGGAGATTACGGCAGAATCGCTGCTGAATTTGAAACGGTCCGGGACATGAAGGAAGCACAGAAGGCGGCGGATGATGAATATTCGGCAGCTGTACTCCGCAAATGCGCCCATATCATTGACAAGGGACTTCATCGCCCGGACTTTGAACCCGGACACAGCAGCCCTTTCCATCAGGCGGCGATTCAGACGCTGGGCAATCTCCGGTCCGATGCTGTCATTAATGAAGGGTCTGTGTCCTGGGCAAGACAGAAGATTCAGGAATATGAAGCCCGCCAGTCATCTCCGGTCCGGATTTCGGAGCCGTTTGTTCCCCACAGCGATATCGGATATGATCAGTTAATGACCCTGATACGGGACCGGCGTTCCATAAGGTTTTACACCCGTAAAACTGTTGGGAAAGAAGCGATTTTCCAGATCGCTGAGGCGGCAAACTGGGCACCTGCCAGTTGTAATCGTCAGACCATCAGGATTTTTGCCGCAACGGATCCGGCATTGGCCCGGAAATGTATGGCCACCTGCAAGGGCGCCACCTGTTTCAGCGAATTTGTGCCCGGTTTTCTCTCTTTCTGCGCAGACCTCAGATCCTATGCCTTTCCTCATGAATTCATGCTTCCCATGATTGACGTATCGCTGGGAACCCAGAACAGTTGCCTGGCAGCCCATACTCTGGGCCTGAGCATTACCCTCCTGAGTTGGAGCCAGAAAAGTGAAGATGAGGACAGAGAATTGCGCCGCCTGCTGAACATTCCCGCACATTATATGATCATCGTTAACGGCGCAATCGGATATCCGGCCTGTAATGCCGATACCCCGGTTCGGAAATCTCCGGATGCAAGCTGCGTTATCCGGTAG